Proteins encoded together in one Kitasatospora albolonga window:
- a CDS encoding GNAT family N-acetyltransferase → MGIRIQRAEQGDRGLVVAVMEEAFHHDPVSNWVFPDEAHRLAVHGKFLGVFVDVALAEGRIDVAEDGAAVALWLPVPAGAPEEEDPTPALMRQTADPDNERCELVGRLTGTVHPHDRAHAYLLMIGVVPGRWGEGIGTELVRAELERCDRDGLPAYLEASSARSRTLYERLGFRCLEPTVQLPDGPTMWPMWREPQAG, encoded by the coding sequence ATGGGCATACGGATACAGCGGGCGGAACAGGGCGACCGGGGGCTGGTCGTGGCGGTCATGGAGGAGGCGTTCCACCACGACCCGGTCAGCAACTGGGTCTTCCCCGACGAGGCGCACCGGCTGGCCGTGCACGGCAAGTTCCTCGGCGTCTTCGTCGACGTCGCCCTGGCCGAAGGCCGTATCGATGTGGCCGAGGACGGCGCCGCGGTGGCCCTGTGGCTGCCGGTGCCCGCCGGTGCGCCCGAGGAGGAGGACCCCACGCCCGCCCTGATGCGGCAGACCGCCGACCCCGACAACGAGCGGTGCGAACTGGTGGGGAGGCTGACCGGCACGGTCCACCCGCACGACCGCGCCCACGCCTACCTGCTCATGATCGGGGTCGTCCCGGGGCGCTGGGGCGAGGGCATCGGGACGGAGCTCGTCCGGGCGGAGCTGGAGCGCTGCGACCGCGACGGCCTCCCCGCCTATCTGGAGGCCAGCAGCGCCCGCAGCCGTACGCTCTACGAACGGCTCGGCTTCCGCTGCCTGGAACCCACCGTCCAGCTGCCGGACGGTCCCACGATGTGGCCCATGTGGCGTGAACCGCAGGCGGGTTGA